The following proteins are encoded in a genomic region of Desulfuribacillus stibiiarsenatis:
- a CDS encoding TDP-N-acetylfucosamine:lipid II N-acetylfucosaminyltransferase — translation MKTFEGKKIGIFGTGSAAKCITEKMANSVSFYIDNNPYKWNEDFMGKQIKSPKDLLSEEKNNLIIIVASMHYEEICQQLYGYGFQENINVFNMNIFVNPLNLPFEAIVREEYELLLEKVKTYLHSSLRNDVDQFIVGYENLIPLDERVVLIKNFLDNGYDFLDSHLYLLKDILPKYDVYFDYYLALKFEKEKSFSDALSLYEKILASGLNPSIKEKTIEHITHIYNHKISQSQRSIQKQQMEATSGNYYVHLMQDSIYSDKFIEYIKEKHNFDKHKFLIISYKKNIQYVHEKNLKEDNVYTFDSNTLSFVTGSELFLKLILESKKVLIHSLTDLICWCICRYNIDYTNLNWIIWGADLYSYIDVNIYTKLTENCLEELDLLPPSGNNSLTNEQLLYRKGAIRRLDNILTWNQGDYDLVRKHFFTTAKLKHFYYPLPVDHDSTDLTNTEKKCKLNLKDKFKYVLLLGNSASPNNNHLDIIYFLGELSSKNFCVVAPLSYGGPQQYVNKIIDEGRKILGDRFIPITEFLDPTDYRDILNQIDVSIMNHKRQAGVGNVISLLILGKKVFMNSEITTFSVFKNHGIALCSIQELFACNNIDEIISMDEYYKEKNIENLKQFYNETKLDYSLQMLFDDTESL, via the coding sequence ATGAAAACATTTGAAGGTAAAAAAATAGGAATATTCGGAACGGGGTCAGCTGCTAAGTGTATTACAGAGAAAATGGCTAACTCTGTTTCATTTTATATAGATAATAACCCATACAAGTGGAATGAAGATTTCATGGGGAAACAGATTAAGTCACCGAAAGATTTATTATCTGAGGAAAAAAATAATCTTATTATTATTGTAGCTAGTATGCACTACGAAGAAATTTGTCAGCAGCTTTATGGTTATGGGTTTCAAGAGAATATTAATGTATTTAATATGAATATATTCGTAAACCCCTTAAATCTACCGTTTGAAGCTATTGTTAGAGAAGAATATGAATTGCTTTTAGAAAAAGTGAAAACATATCTACATTCGTCTTTAAGAAACGATGTGGATCAATTTATCGTCGGATATGAAAATTTAATACCATTAGATGAAAGGGTTGTTCTAATAAAAAACTTTCTTGACAATGGGTATGATTTTTTAGATTCCCATTTATATTTATTAAAAGACATTCTTCCGAAGTATGATGTATACTTTGACTATTATCTTGCGTTAAAGTTTGAAAAAGAAAAGTCTTTTAGTGATGCATTAAGCTTATATGAAAAAATATTAGCTTCAGGATTAAATCCAAGTATTAAAGAAAAGACGATTGAACATATAACACATATTTATAATCACAAAATAAGCCAATCACAGAGGTCAATACAAAAGCAACAAATGGAAGCGACATCAGGGAATTACTATGTCCATTTAATGCAAGATAGTATATATAGCGATAAATTCATTGAGTATATTAAAGAAAAACACAATTTTGACAAGCATAAATTTCTAATAATAAGTTATAAAAAGAATATCCAATATGTACATGAAAAAAATCTTAAAGAGGATAATGTATATACTTTTGATAGTAATACATTATCTTTTGTTACTGGTTCTGAGTTGTTTCTAAAACTTATTTTGGAAAGTAAGAAAGTATTAATTCATTCCTTAACTGATCTAATCTGTTGGTGTATATGTCGTTATAATATAGATTATACAAATCTTAATTGGATAATATGGGGCGCAGATTTATATTCATATATTGATGTCAATATCTACACGAAACTTACTGAGAATTGTTTGGAAGAACTTGACTTACTTCCACCAAGTGGGAATAATAGCTTGACAAATGAACAATTGCTTTATCGAAAAGGGGCAATCAGACGCTTAGACAATATCCTGACATGGAATCAAGGGGATTATGATTTAGTGCGAAAGCATTTTTTCACAACAGCAAAATTGAAACATTTCTACTACCCGCTCCCGGTTGACCATGATAGTACAGACCTAACAAATACTGAGAAAAAGTGCAAATTGAATCTTAAAGATAAATTTAAGTATGTATTACTGCTGGGTAATTCAGCGTCACCTAATAACAATCATCTAGATATAATATATTTTCTAGGAGAACTTAGTAGCAAGAACTTTTGCGTGGTGGCGCCTCTATCGTACGGTGGTCCTCAACAATATGTAAATAAAATAATTGATGAGGGAAGGAAAATTCTTGGGGATCGTTTTATTCCTATTACGGAATTCTTAGACCCAACAGACTATCGTGATATTCTAAACCAAATTGATGTTTCTATTATGAATCATAAACGGCAGGCAGGTGTTGGGAATGTCATATCATTGTTAATTCTGGGAAAAAAAGTATTTATGAATTCTGAAATTACTACGTTTTCAGTATTCAAGAATCATGGGATAGCATTATGTAGTATTCAGGAACTCTTTGCTTGCAACAATATTGACGAAATAATATCAATGGATGAATATTACAAAGAAAAAAATATAGAAAACCTTAAGCAATTCTATAATGAAACAAAATTGGATTATTCTCTTCAAATGTTATTTGATGACACAGAAAGCTTATAG
- a CDS encoding heparinase II/III domain-containing protein — translation MQIREKAILFGASTLGVLVFNELQKDLDILFFCDNERKKSGSRLCNIPVVSPDVLLDENLMYDYIIISSSYIHEIQKQLDNMGLSHKVRFLVNVNGIDYNMNDDNISKLRVIEFNFTVIDSERDSTSKVDCPEDLIVDDHVYVDPRWEPVRYTSWDEVWPQDPFLNNTWKLRLHILEPIKYLLNAYEITRKDIYLLKAKTIIESWMKENIIIINSKNYFLSKSYWAWNDHAAADRIIYLMEWLFHFMKYDNDKSFLKLLYKSIMLHGYFLADKNNYSYYNHGIMQDRSLLLISTVFDTEEISNQWRECAVERVVERLEKDVSINGVYKEHSTYYHYFAWKLFKEILSFSESNRIPYITSFKKRVDLMTRYLKHILRNNGTLPQIGDSNSFKIDQYIECIEPMKESVFSCQDAGVIVVKNQADQLLFQAGFHSLIHKHADDCSFVFSKGDIDIFVDSGMYNYEERNVYRKYVRSTYAHNTVTVDNKSYEISQSNVGKSEILDFAEKDNIIFMRGKHTLYEGVVYYRSIFYFKEYSSLYILDEMFSCEQHEYRQIFNLGENVHIISLNSQKCLMNVDNKYVVEIIQLNAVTSCKEYKGNDDPLRGWISRKYNQITPTNSIDFINYSNNGSFSTIINTDVTGIKLVSRNGDKILFTFNNNVEIMYSL, via the coding sequence TTGCAGATTCGGGAAAAAGCTATCCTATTTGGCGCATCTACTTTGGGAGTATTAGTTTTTAATGAGTTACAAAAAGATTTAGATATTTTATTCTTTTGTGATAATGAAAGAAAGAAAAGTGGTTCTAGACTATGTAATATTCCAGTTGTTTCACCTGATGTATTGCTAGATGAAAATTTAATGTATGACTATATCATTATTAGTAGTAGCTACATTCATGAGATCCAAAAGCAATTAGATAACATGGGGCTGTCCCATAAAGTGCGTTTTTTGGTGAATGTGAATGGAATTGATTACAACATGAATGATGATAATATATCTAAACTTAGGGTTATTGAATTTAATTTCACAGTAATAGATTCAGAACGAGATAGTACTTCTAAGGTTGATTGTCCAGAGGATTTAATAGTAGATGACCATGTTTATGTAGATCCAAGATGGGAACCCGTTCGTTATACAAGCTGGGATGAAGTTTGGCCTCAAGACCCGTTTTTAAATAATACTTGGAAATTAAGACTGCATATATTAGAACCAATAAAATATCTATTGAATGCTTATGAGATTACAAGAAAAGACATATACCTACTAAAAGCTAAGACAATCATCGAAAGTTGGATGAAAGAAAATATAATTATAATCAATTCAAAGAATTATTTTCTAAGCAAAAGTTATTGGGCATGGAATGATCACGCAGCAGCAGATCGGATTATATATCTAATGGAATGGTTATTTCATTTCATGAAATATGACAATGATAAAAGTTTTTTGAAACTACTTTATAAGTCAATAATGCTGCATGGCTACTTTCTAGCTGATAAAAATAATTATTCATACTATAATCATGGGATAATGCAAGATCGATCGTTACTTCTAATTTCAACAGTTTTCGATACTGAAGAAATATCCAATCAATGGAGAGAGTGCGCCGTCGAACGAGTTGTCGAAAGACTTGAAAAAGATGTCTCGATAAACGGCGTTTATAAAGAACACAGTACATATTATCATTATTTTGCATGGAAGCTGTTTAAAGAAATTTTATCTTTTAGTGAAAGTAATCGGATACCATATATCACCTCTTTTAAAAAGAGGGTTGATCTTATGACTAGATATTTAAAGCATATTTTAAGAAATAACGGTACGTTGCCCCAAATTGGGGACTCAAATAGTTTTAAAATAGATCAATACATAGAATGTATTGAACCGATGAAAGAAAGTGTATTTAGTTGCCAGGATGCTGGTGTTATTGTGGTAAAAAACCAAGCAGATCAGTTATTATTTCAGGCTGGATTCCACTCTTTAATACATAAACACGCAGATGATTGTTCCTTTGTGTTTAGTAAAGGAGATATAGATATTTTTGTCGATTCTGGCATGTATAACTATGAAGAAAGAAATGTGTATAGAAAATATGTCAGGAGCACATATGCTCATAATACGGTCACGGTCGATAATAAAAGTTACGAAATTTCACAATCTAACGTTGGCAAATCTGAAATTTTAGATTTTGCAGAAAAAGATAACATTATTTTTATGCGGGGTAAACACACCTTATATGAAGGGGTAGTTTATTATAGGAGTATATTTTATTTTAAGGAGTATTCCTCTCTATACATTTTAGATGAAATGTTTTCTTGCGAGCAACATGAATATAGGCAAATCTTTAATCTAGGTGAAAACGTTCATATTATCTCATTGAATAGTCAAAAATGTCTTATGAATGTAGACAATAAATACGTAGTAGAAATCATCCAATTAAATGCAGTTACTTCTTGCAAGGAATATAAAGGGAATGATGATCCATTACGTGGCTGGATATCAAGAAAATATAATCAGATTACGCCCACTAATTCTATAGATTTTATTAATTATTCAAATAATGGTAGTTTCTCCACTATTATAAATACCGATGTAACTGGGATAAAACTAGTAAGTAGAAATGGAGATAAGATTCTATTTACTTTTAATAATAATGTAGAAATCATGTATTCATTATAA
- a CDS encoding glycosyltransferase family protein, whose protein sequence is MTNKSGLKKVKVACILDTFSYECFKYECDLLYLMKSSWRAQIQEFQPDFLFVESFWNGMDGSWEANIVDMNYLDNEVAKLISYCNDMGIKTVFWNKEDPPNYYRFLNAAKLFDYVFTTDEKCIPYYKRDLGHDNIWSLSFAAQPEIHNPIGHNYCDKDGIAFAGSWYNNKHFLRQIEMKTLLDGVLEDTLIIYDRNYNEIQQTDNLKFPKEYQLYIEKSLTYSEMLQAYKKHKVFLNVNSVRDSDSMFSRRVYEILASGSHVISTYSIGILNRFKGIVPIVYSESDVKKAIKEILLDKDFGKKISIRGIREVYKQHLYSHRMNEILERIDVEKSVIERNILVVGFINSYDEAVTVFESFNRQSYPNKELIIFNVGIENIEMDRVVKTDSYEKVIHDIDFDFISIFSYSCYYGVNFLIDLFHASLIGKTEVIGKASFFSYYDDVLFEVNPGHEFTYEHEFTLHPFTMLVSNRLSKKIQFNTLDIKNLNDTNSYISLFKSALNESIIFSSDQYSFLDRLSMTGAELSTIHSDFKLDSAIQYVCADDIAFSQKHIPEKEYVQSLIKKIFSQDYPGLNSLLKNEVDCSDSKIVIYGAGDHTKKVLRTIDKRQFNIIGIVDKNENLRGQKIDCIQVYSLDELALLEPQYIYISSRAFEEEIYNELTKSIGEKYKIIPMYLKHTTFADDIYKELFLEDFSPRAVGISVFEKCNLNEGDD, encoded by the coding sequence ATGACAAATAAAAGTGGTCTTAAGAAAGTTAAAGTAGCTTGTATTCTTGATACGTTTAGCTACGAATGTTTCAAATATGAGTGTGATTTGCTGTATTTAATGAAATCAAGTTGGCGAGCCCAGATACAAGAATTTCAACCAGATTTTTTATTTGTAGAATCATTTTGGAATGGCATGGATGGAAGTTGGGAAGCAAACATTGTCGACATGAACTACTTGGATAACGAAGTGGCGAAGTTAATTAGCTATTGTAACGATATGGGAATTAAAACTGTTTTTTGGAATAAAGAAGATCCACCGAATTACTATCGCTTTTTAAATGCAGCTAAATTATTTGATTATGTATTTACTACTGACGAAAAATGTATTCCATATTACAAAAGAGATTTAGGGCATGATAATATTTGGTCATTATCCTTTGCTGCTCAACCTGAAATACACAACCCTATTGGACACAATTATTGTGATAAAGATGGGATTGCTTTCGCTGGATCTTGGTATAATAATAAACACTTTCTAAGACAAATAGAAATGAAAACATTGTTAGATGGAGTGTTAGAAGATACGTTAATAATATACGATAGAAATTATAATGAAATCCAACAAACGGATAATTTGAAGTTTCCGAAAGAATATCAACTTTATATAGAAAAATCACTAACTTACAGTGAAATGTTACAAGCATATAAAAAGCATAAAGTTTTTTTGAATGTTAATTCTGTCCGAGACAGTGATTCTATGTTTTCTCGCCGAGTATATGAAATCTTAGCTTCTGGCTCTCATGTGATAAGCACGTATTCTATAGGAATCCTGAATAGATTCAAAGGAATCGTTCCGATTGTATATTCTGAGAGCGATGTTAAAAAAGCAATAAAAGAAATTCTCCTAGACAAAGATTTTGGGAAAAAGATAAGTATTAGAGGCATAAGAGAAGTATATAAGCAGCATTTATATAGCCATAGGATGAATGAAATTTTAGAGAGAATTGATGTAGAAAAAAGTGTAATCGAAAGAAATATTTTAGTCGTCGGGTTTATTAATAGTTATGATGAAGCAGTTACAGTATTTGAAAGCTTTAATCGACAATCATACCCTAATAAAGAATTAATTATATTTAATGTGGGTATTGAAAATATAGAGATGGATAGGGTAGTTAAAACAGATAGTTATGAAAAGGTAATACATGATATCGATTTTGACTTTATCTCAATCTTTTCATATAGTTGCTACTATGGGGTTAATTTTTTGATAGATTTATTTCATGCTAGCCTAATCGGAAAAACTGAGGTTATTGGTAAAGCTAGCTTCTTTAGTTATTATGACGATGTGCTTTTCGAAGTGAATCCAGGTCATGAATTCACTTATGAGCATGAGTTTACATTACATCCATTTACTATGCTAGTATCTAATAGATTATCAAAAAAAATACAGTTTAATACATTGGATATCAAAAATCTCAATGATACGAATAGTTATATATCGTTATTTAAATCTGCTTTGAATGAATCAATTATTTTTAGTTCTGATCAATATAGCTTCTTAGATAGGCTAAGTATGACAGGGGCTGAACTAAGTACGATTCATAGCGATTTTAAATTAGATTCTGCAATTCAATACGTCTGTGCGGACGATATAGCTTTTTCTCAAAAGCATATACCAGAGAAAGAATATGTCCAATCACTTATAAAGAAAATATTTTCACAGGATTACCCAGGATTAAATTCTTTATTAAAAAACGAAGTAGATTGTAGCGATTCTAAGATTGTTATTTATGGCGCTGGCGATCATACGAAAAAAGTTCTTAGAACTATCGACAAACGACAGTTCAATATTATAGGTATTGTAGATAAAAATGAAAATCTACGAGGGCAGAAAATTGACTGTATTCAAGTCTATTCATTGGATGAACTAGCTTTGTTAGAGCCACAATACATATATATTTCTTCTAGGGCTTTTGAAGAAGAAATATATAATGAATTAACAAAAAGTATCGGCGAAAAATATAAAATAATTCCTATGTATTTAAAGCACACTACATTTGCCGACGATATATACAAGGAACTCTTTTTAGAAGACTTCTCTCCAAGAGCAGTAGGAATTTCAGTCTTTGAAAAATGCAACTTAAATGAAGGTGATGATTAA
- a CDS encoding glycosyltransferase — protein sequence MRILHVYDKSTGGVNRYTLNMNHAILDLRNDVEIYNYVLSTANESLDLLQYKNDRNHFHFFYDEENEFRELNVLNDCSNSDIEADFDTYIKEIRPDVVNFQHLNKIGMSLVSISKQNDVPTILTLHDYWLICPRYFLLKDDFTVCTDNNRGIDCYECNELPDANYYKLKNNELEYRYRYWYMKGIISDNVDRLIAVSDSIKYRLMEEGIDKNKITTIYPVVVNHESVDSHKTNKRVDNSIHFGFIGYVSALKGTHILLEAYRLLDRCDIELHIYGTVDPLFQKEFENFQGLPKLNIYGEYRPDDLMTIFENIDILIVPSTWPETGPLVIQEALMHNTPVIAANIGGAPEYVKEDYGLLFSAGDIEDLKNKMSIITHEMIDTLKKNIPVFPSIQDFASEIMETYINLINTKSKIQKRRVYANNNHRFVLSLQDAVGIKSVRIRNSIKKILCLLEKYGMKQVIIFGAGKYGKKLVNVLLQEGFIVAAILDNNPKLNNTFYMNVPIYVPTTYSKMSQIEADIIIIVSEWELEIKEQLGNMGLGIPVIGVYSFNKENFETHKEGP from the coding sequence ATGAGAATATTGCATGTATACGACAAGAGCACGGGTGGAGTCAATCGGTACACACTGAACATGAATCATGCCATATTAGATTTGCGAAATGATGTGGAGATTTATAATTATGTTTTGTCTACTGCCAATGAGTCTTTGGATTTGTTGCAATATAAAAATGATCGTAACCATTTTCATTTTTTTTATGACGAAGAAAACGAATTTAGAGAGCTAAATGTTTTAAATGATTGTTCGAATTCAGATATTGAAGCTGATTTCGATACATATATAAAAGAAATAAGACCTGATGTTGTAAACTTTCAACATCTAAACAAGATAGGTATGTCACTAGTATCGATTTCAAAACAAAATGATGTTCCAACCATTTTGACTTTACATGACTATTGGTTAATTTGCCCAAGATATTTCTTGCTAAAGGACGATTTTACCGTTTGTACAGATAATAATCGAGGTATTGACTGTTACGAGTGTAATGAATTGCCAGATGCAAATTATTATAAACTGAAAAATAATGAGTTGGAATACAGATATCGCTATTGGTATATGAAAGGTATTATTTCAGATAATGTGGATAGACTGATTGCAGTTTCAGATTCTATTAAATATAGATTGATGGAAGAAGGTATAGACAAAAATAAAATTACGACTATATATCCAGTTGTAGTGAATCATGAATCAGTTGATAGTCACAAAACAAACAAAAGAGTTGATAACAGTATACACTTTGGTTTTATTGGTTACGTATCTGCGCTAAAAGGGACTCATATATTATTAGAAGCATACAGATTATTAGATCGATGTGATATAGAGTTGCACATATATGGTACGGTTGATCCCTTGTTCCAGAAAGAGTTCGAAAATTTTCAAGGCTTACCTAAGCTTAACATATACGGTGAGTATCGACCTGACGATTTGATGACTATTTTTGAAAATATTGATATATTGATTGTTCCTTCTACGTGGCCTGAAACTGGTCCGCTTGTGATACAAGAAGCATTAATGCATAATACTCCAGTTATTGCTGCAAATATTGGAGGGGCTCCAGAATACGTTAAAGAGGATTACGGCCTATTATTTTCTGCTGGGGATATCGAAGATTTAAAGAATAAGATGTCAATCATTACTCATGAGATGATAGATACGCTTAAGAAGAATATTCCTGTATTCCCTTCCATACAAGATTTTGCTTCAGAAATTATGGAAACTTATATCAATCTCATAAATACTAAGAGTAAAATTCAGAAAAGAAGAGTATATGCTAATAATAATCATAGATTTGTACTGAGTTTACAAGATGCAGTTGGTATAAAATCTGTGAGAATAAGAAATAGCATCAAGAAAATACTGTGTCTTTTAGAGAAATATGGCATGAAACAAGTCATAATTTTTGGTGCAGGTAAATATGGGAAGAAATTGGTAAATGTGCTACTGCAAGAAGGATTTATCGTAGCAGCTATATTAGATAATAATCCTAAATTAAATAACACATTTTACATGAATGTTCCAATTTACGTACCAACAACCTATAGTAAAATGTCACAAATAGAAGCGGATATTATTATTATAGTCTCGGAATGGGAGTTAGAAATCAAAGAACAACTAGGAAATATGGGGCTAGGGATACCTGTTATAGGAGTATATAGCTTTAATAAAGAGAATTTTGAAACTCACAAGGAAGGGCCATAG